Proteins encoded together in one Caldicellulosiruptor saccharolyticus DSM 8903 window:
- a CDS encoding adenylosuccinate synthase, producing MSQIRAIVGTQWGDEGKGKIVDFLAKEADVVVRAQGGSNAGHTVEAFGKIFKLHLIPSGILYKDKINIIGNGVVIDPESLIEEIESLQKEGISTENLRISDRAHLVMPYHKILDEEQEKQRGEESLGTTKRGIGPAYTDKTERTNLRVCDMLDEDEFVHKLRIVYERKNRILTEVYHKTPMKFGELLEQFMKYGEILRPYITDTIKLLNDAIKEGKKILLEGAQATMLDLDYGTYPYVTSSHPTVGGFCIGAGIAPKHIQEVIGVVKSYTTRVGKGPFPTELLDRVGDSIRERGKEYGTTTGRPRRCGWLDLVVVRYAVLINGIDKIALTKLDTLSNLPKVKVCVGYRHAGKILDLFPASLKVAMECEPIYEEFDGWSEEEIKKAKEYDQLPKNAKKYIEFIEKETGAKVFLIGTGASREDIIIKEN from the coding sequence ATGTCACAAATCCGAGCAATAGTTGGCACCCAGTGGGGGGACGAAGGCAAGGGCAAGATAGTTGACTTTTTAGCAAAAGAAGCTGATGTTGTTGTCCGTGCCCAGGGAGGAAGTAACGCTGGGCATACAGTTGAAGCATTTGGCAAGATTTTTAAACTTCACTTAATACCATCAGGGATACTTTACAAAGACAAGATAAACATCATAGGAAATGGAGTTGTAATTGATCCAGAATCGCTCATTGAAGAGATAGAGAGCCTGCAAAAAGAAGGTATATCAACTGAAAACCTGCGAATTAGCGACAGAGCACATTTGGTTATGCCGTATCATAAGATACTTGACGAAGAGCAGGAAAAGCAAAGAGGGGAAGAGTCACTTGGCACAACGAAAAGAGGAATAGGTCCTGCTTACACTGACAAAACTGAGAGGACAAACTTAAGAGTTTGTGACATGCTTGACGAGGATGAGTTTGTGCATAAGCTAAGAATTGTATATGAGAGAAAAAATCGGATACTTACAGAGGTGTATCACAAAACACCTATGAAATTTGGTGAACTTTTGGAGCAGTTTATGAAGTATGGTGAGATTCTAAGGCCGTATATCACAGATACAATAAAGCTTTTGAATGATGCTATAAAAGAAGGGAAAAAAATCCTTTTAGAAGGTGCCCAGGCAACAATGTTAGACCTCGATTATGGCACATATCCATATGTTACATCATCGCACCCCACAGTAGGCGGATTTTGTATAGGGGCTGGAATTGCGCCAAAACACATCCAAGAGGTTATAGGAGTTGTTAAATCATATACAACAAGAGTTGGCAAAGGACCATTTCCAACAGAGCTTTTAGACAGAGTAGGAGATTCAATTCGAGAAAGAGGCAAGGAATACGGTACCACCACTGGAAGGCCAAGAAGGTGCGGCTGGCTTGACCTTGTGGTTGTAAGATATGCAGTTTTAATTAATGGAATTGACAAGATTGCACTCACAAAACTTGACACTCTTTCAAATCTGCCAAAAGTGAAGGTGTGTGTGGGGTACAGGCACGCTGGCAAAATCCTTGATTTGTTCCCAGCATCATTGAAGGTTGCAATGGAATGCGAACCAATTTATGAAGAATTTGATGGTTGGAGTGAAGAAGAGATAAAAAAAGCAAAAGAGTATGATCAGCTGCCAAAAAACGCCAAAAAGTACATTGAGTTTATAGAAAAAGAGACAGGTGCAAAGGTATTTTTGATTGGCACAGGTGCAAGTCGTGAGGATATTATTATAAAAGAGAATTGA
- the thiT gene encoding energy-coupled thiamine transporter ThiT has translation MIEYLFNVFKDVTKLKWYTIVIVSVLFILSLFLMATYKRQNLSTKAIVYGGLSIALSFTLSFIKLYRMPQGGSITPASMLPLFVYSYIFGPAAGIIAGVAYGILQLIQEPYVVHWAQLLLDYPLAFGALGFAGFFRKNLPLGILAGGFGRFVFHVISGVVFFASYAPKGTSPLVYSAIYNATYIAPDLAVCLVLALIPSVKKAIERLSKEAYIQK, from the coding sequence ATGATTGAATATCTATTCAACGTCTTCAAAGATGTCACAAAGCTAAAGTGGTATACAATTGTTATTGTATCTGTTTTGTTTATCTTATCTTTATTTTTGATGGCTACTTATAAACGACAGAATTTATCAACAAAGGCAATCGTTTATGGCGGACTTAGTATTGCTCTTTCATTTACACTTTCGTTTATAAAACTCTACAGAATGCCACAGGGCGGTTCAATTACACCTGCAAGCATGCTTCCACTTTTTGTATATAGCTACATCTTCGGACCTGCTGCTGGAATTATTGCAGGTGTCGCTTATGGAATCTTGCAGCTCATACAAGAGCCTTATGTTGTTCACTGGGCACAGCTTCTTTTGGACTATCCATTGGCGTTTGGTGCTCTCGGATTTGCAGGATTTTTTAGAAAAAATTTACCCTTGGGAATTTTAGCAGGCGGCTTTGGAAGATTTGTGTTTCATGTTATATCTGGAGTTGTGTTTTTTGCATCATACGCGCCAAAAGGAACAAGCCCGCTTGTGTACTCTGCCATCTACAATGCAACATATATAGCGCCTGACCTTGCTGTGTGTTTAGTATTAGCTCTTATTCCTTCTGTTAAAAAGGCCATAGAAAGACTTTCAAAAGAAGCCTATATACAAAAATAG